A single region of the Streptomyces virginiae genome encodes:
- a CDS encoding class I SAM-dependent methyltransferase — protein sequence MFSSHGPSVRELAVQGLSSVERGYDLLAPKFDHTPFRTPDRMLDAVEETLAQVVGGFDTGLDVCCGTGAGIDMLRRLCRGRVTGVDLSAGMLAEAGRRYGADAGRVDFVRADARALPAALTDTYDLAVSFGAFGHFLPKERPALFSGIHAALREGGVFAFPIGAPLPLGSPVWWATTGFDAAMRVRNAVWRPPFVMYYRTFPLGPVREDLRAAGFTVETVPLTHFGRRPDGTPHWRLLLARRT from the coding sequence GTGTTCTCCTCCCACGGGCCGAGCGTCCGCGAACTGGCAGTGCAGGGCCTCTCCTCGGTGGAGCGGGGCTACGACCTCCTCGCGCCGAAGTTCGACCACACCCCCTTCCGCACCCCCGACCGGATGCTCGACGCGGTCGAGGAGACGCTCGCCCAGGTGGTGGGAGGCTTCGACACCGGCCTGGACGTGTGCTGCGGCACGGGCGCCGGGATCGACATGCTGCGCCGACTGTGCCGGGGCCGGGTGACGGGCGTCGACCTCAGCGCGGGCATGCTGGCGGAGGCCGGCCGCCGGTACGGCGCGGACGCCGGGCGCGTGGACTTCGTACGGGCCGACGCGCGGGCCCTGCCGGCCGCCCTCACGGACACGTACGACCTGGCGGTCAGCTTCGGCGCCTTCGGCCACTTCCTCCCGAAGGAGCGGCCCGCGCTCTTCTCCGGGATCCACGCCGCACTGCGCGAGGGCGGTGTCTTCGCCTTCCCGATCGGCGCCCCGCTGCCGCTCGGCTCCCCGGTGTGGTGGGCGACGACGGGCTTCGACGCGGCGATGCGGGTGCGCAACGCGGTGTGGCGTCCCCCGTTCGTCATGTACTACCGGACCTTCCCGCTGGGCCCGGTCCGCGAGGACCTCCGGGCGGCCGGCTTCACGGTGGAGACGGTCCCCCTGACCCACTTCGGCCGTCGCCCGGACGGCACCCCCCACTGGCGCCTGCTCCTGGCCCGCCGGACCTGA
- a CDS encoding LppU/SCO3897 family protein: MSSQEMLITLTPHQATYGVILPVELPTGTVRLRIPSCRHGDLVRVRVGTEEVLLRIHVTGAGAAWIAGAGGISPPAATTATFPAGAGATPPTRPAPAGGGRGGLVALAVIAALALGFFLLSDGDDRADGRTSAEATPTWSPSWTPSWTPSPSPSYSPDDSPAAGSSTPDAATAPYSPEASPEPSPFDRGTCLNGQLPDSTTPRSVSGVSEVPCSASDAHYRVIESIPGTSDMDSCNDNPKTQYAFSYRYMRGSLVLNQYVYCLVGIGSYAR, encoded by the coding sequence GTGTCGTCACAGGAAATGCTCATCACGCTCACCCCCCACCAGGCGACCTACGGTGTGATCCTCCCCGTGGAGCTGCCGACCGGCACGGTCCGTCTGCGCATACCGTCCTGCCGGCACGGCGATCTCGTCCGGGTCCGCGTCGGCACCGAGGAGGTCCTGCTGCGCATCCATGTGACCGGGGCGGGTGCGGCCTGGATCGCGGGGGCCGGCGGGATCTCGCCGCCGGCCGCTACCACGGCCACCTTTCCGGCCGGGGCGGGTGCGACGCCGCCCACGCGGCCCGCGCCGGCAGGCGGCGGGCGCGGCGGCCTGGTGGCCCTCGCCGTGATCGCGGCACTGGCCCTCGGCTTCTTCCTGCTGAGCGACGGCGACGACCGGGCCGACGGCAGGACCTCCGCCGAGGCCACGCCCACCTGGTCGCCCTCCTGGACCCCCTCCTGGACGCCCTCGCCCTCGCCCTCCTACTCCCCCGACGACTCCCCCGCGGCCGGGTCGTCGACCCCCGACGCCGCCACCGCCCCGTACAGCCCCGAGGCGAGCCCCGAGCCCAGCCCGTTCGACCGGGGCACCTGCCTGAACGGGCAGCTGCCGGACTCGACGACGCCGCGCAGCGTCAGCGGTGTCTCGGAGGTGCCCTGCTCGGCGTCCGACGCGCACTACCGGGTGATCGAGAGCATTCCCGGCACCTCCGACATGGACAGCTGCAACGACAACCCCAAGACCCAGTACGCCTTCTCCTACCGCTACATGCGCGGCTCCCTCGTCCTCAACCAGTACGTGTACTGCCTGGTCGGCATCGGCTCGTACGCCCGCTGA
- a CDS encoding FadD3 family acyl-CoA ligase encodes MGDDGRDDRHEDVREDPRGDLRWGSIAQLVRAAAARYADREAVVDGRTRISWTQLGERVERAAAACLAAGIEPGDRVAVWAPNTLEWIVSALGAVSAGAVLVPLNTRFKGAEAAYVLERSRARLLFVTGTFLGTSYVASLRRAAAEGPGGGPLPGLPHLEQVVVLADDAPDSFRTWKDFLAGGDGVPAAAVRERAEAIRPESPSDIIFTSGTTGSPKGAVITHAQSLRCYDVWCELAGLREGDRYLIVNPFFHTFGYKAGIIACLMRGATMVPQSVFNVDTVLANVAAERISVLPGPPTLHQSLLDHPQRGHHDLSALRLVVTGAAVVPLRLVERLRGELGIATVLTAYGLSEASGIVTMCRRDDPAETVSATSGRAIPDTEVVILDADGHPRPTGQPGEIAVRGHHVMQGYFEDPEETARAITPEGWLHTGDVGYLDEDGNLRITDRIKDMFIVGGFNAYPAEIEQLLGLHPDIADVAVIGIPDPRLGEVGKAYAVRRPGSTLTADDLIAWSRREMANYKVPRAVEFVTELPRNASGKILKRELRVR; translated from the coding sequence ATGGGCGACGACGGGCGCGACGACCGGCACGAGGACGTACGCGAGGACCCGCGCGGGGATCTGCGCTGGGGCAGCATCGCGCAGCTCGTGCGGGCGGCAGCGGCACGGTACGCCGACCGCGAGGCCGTCGTCGACGGGCGCACCCGGATCAGTTGGACGCAGCTCGGCGAACGCGTCGAGCGAGCCGCCGCCGCCTGCCTCGCCGCCGGGATCGAACCCGGCGACCGGGTCGCCGTCTGGGCCCCCAACACCCTGGAATGGATCGTCTCCGCCCTCGGCGCCGTCTCGGCCGGCGCGGTGCTCGTCCCCCTCAACACCCGCTTCAAGGGCGCGGAGGCCGCGTACGTCCTGGAACGCAGCCGGGCCCGGCTGCTCTTCGTCACCGGCACCTTCCTCGGCACCTCCTACGTCGCCTCCCTGCGCCGCGCCGCGGCCGAAGGCCCGGGCGGCGGCCCGCTGCCGGGACTGCCGCACCTGGAGCAGGTCGTCGTCCTCGCCGATGACGCCCCCGACTCCTTCCGCACCTGGAAGGACTTCCTGGCGGGCGGGGACGGCGTACCGGCCGCGGCGGTCCGCGAGCGCGCCGAGGCCATCCGCCCCGAGTCCCCCTCCGACATCATCTTCACCTCCGGCACCACCGGCAGCCCCAAGGGTGCGGTCATCACCCACGCCCAGTCCCTGCGCTGCTACGACGTCTGGTGCGAGCTCGCCGGACTGCGCGAGGGCGACCGCTACCTGATCGTGAACCCCTTCTTCCACACCTTCGGCTACAAGGCGGGGATCATCGCCTGCCTGATGCGCGGCGCCACGATGGTCCCGCAGTCCGTCTTCAACGTGGACACCGTCCTCGCGAACGTCGCCGCCGAGCGGATCTCCGTGCTCCCCGGGCCGCCCACCCTCCACCAGTCGCTCCTCGACCACCCCCAGCGCGGCCACCACGACCTCTCCGCCCTGCGCCTGGTCGTCACCGGCGCGGCCGTGGTCCCGCTGCGGCTGGTCGAACGGCTGCGCGGCGAACTGGGCATCGCCACCGTCCTCACGGCGTACGGGCTCTCCGAAGCCAGCGGCATCGTCACCATGTGCCGCCGCGACGACCCCGCGGAGACCGTCTCCGCCACCTCCGGCCGGGCCATCCCGGACACCGAGGTGGTGATCCTGGACGCGGACGGGCACCCCCGGCCGACCGGGCAGCCGGGCGAGATCGCGGTCCGCGGCCACCACGTCATGCAGGGCTACTTCGAGGACCCCGAGGAGACCGCCCGCGCGATCACCCCGGAGGGCTGGCTGCACACCGGCGACGTCGGGTACCTGGACGAGGACGGCAACCTGCGCATCACCGACCGGATCAAGGACATGTTCATCGTCGGCGGGTTCAACGCCTACCCCGCCGAGATCGAGCAACTCCTCGGCCTCCACCCGGACATCGCGGACGTCGCGGTGATCGGCATCCCGGACCCGCGTCTCGGCGAGGTCGGCAAGGCCTACGCGGTCCGCCGCCCCGGCTCCACCCTCACCGCGGACGATCTGATCGCCTGGTCCCGCCGCGAGATGGCCAACTACAAGGTGCCGCGCGCGGTGGAGTTCGTGACGGAACTCCCCCGCAACGCGAGCGGCAAGATCCTCAAGCGCGAACTGCGCGTCCGCTGA
- a CDS encoding lipid-transfer protein, giving the protein MAATLKDATAIVGIGQTDFAKRLPQSEKELACRAILAALADAGIDPGEVDAFASYTMEETDEVEVAKAIGAGDVTFFSKIGYGGGGSCATVGHLASAVATGQATVGVAWRSRKRGSGPRPWKNTAVQLPTPGQWTRPFGLLRPADEIGMLARRYMHEYGATRDHLFNVAMACRNRANANPAAMMYERPLTREMYMTSRMISDPLCLFDNCLETDGALACVIVSAERARDCRQKPVYVHSVAQGLPAQHHGMVNYWNDDPLSGPAWTAARHLWKQADFGPQDVDVAQIYDAFTPLIPLSLEGYGFCGRGEGAAFTEGGALEMGGRLPINTGGGGLSEAYVHGFNLINEGVKQLRGVSTAQVPDAATCLVTAGEGVPTSAILLRS; this is encoded by the coding sequence ATGGCGGCAACGCTCAAGGACGCGACGGCGATAGTCGGCATCGGGCAGACCGACTTCGCCAAACGACTGCCGCAGTCCGAGAAGGAACTGGCCTGCCGAGCCATCCTGGCGGCCCTCGCCGACGCCGGCATCGACCCCGGCGAGGTCGACGCCTTCGCCTCCTACACGATGGAGGAGACCGACGAGGTCGAGGTCGCCAAGGCCATCGGCGCCGGCGACGTCACCTTCTTCTCCAAGATCGGCTACGGCGGCGGCGGTTCCTGCGCCACCGTCGGCCACCTCGCCTCCGCCGTCGCCACCGGCCAGGCCACCGTCGGCGTCGCCTGGCGCTCCCGCAAACGCGGCTCCGGCCCCCGCCCCTGGAAGAACACCGCCGTCCAGCTGCCCACCCCCGGCCAGTGGACCAGACCCTTCGGACTGCTGCGGCCCGCCGACGAGATCGGCATGCTCGCCCGCCGCTACATGCACGAGTACGGCGCCACCCGCGACCACCTCTTCAACGTCGCCATGGCCTGCCGCAACCGGGCCAACGCCAACCCGGCCGCGATGATGTACGAACGCCCGCTGACCCGCGAGATGTACATGACCTCCCGCATGATCAGCGACCCGCTCTGCCTCTTCGACAACTGCCTGGAGACCGACGGGGCACTGGCCTGCGTGATCGTCTCCGCCGAGCGCGCCCGCGACTGCCGGCAGAAACCCGTCTACGTCCACTCCGTCGCCCAGGGCCTGCCCGCCCAGCACCACGGCATGGTCAACTACTGGAACGACGACCCCCTGTCCGGCCCCGCCTGGACCGCCGCCCGCCACCTGTGGAAGCAGGCCGACTTCGGGCCCCAGGACGTGGACGTCGCCCAGATCTACGACGCCTTCACCCCGCTGATCCCGCTCTCCCTGGAGGGCTACGGCTTCTGCGGCCGCGGCGAGGGCGCCGCGTTCACCGAGGGCGGCGCCCTGGAGATGGGCGGCCGGCTCCCCATCAACACCGGGGGCGGCGGCCTGTCCGAGGCGTACGTGCACGGCTTCAACCTGATCAACGAGGGCGTCAAGCAGCTGCGCGGCGTCTCCACCGCCCAGGTACCGGACGCCGCGACCTGCCTGGTGACGGCGGGCGAGGGAGTCCCGACGTCCGCGATCCTGCTGAGGAGCTGA
- a CDS encoding Zn-ribbon domain-containing OB-fold protein, translating into MTTASEAAAEAAAELLLPVPDEDGAPFWEYAAQGELRVQACAACGRLRFPPRPCCPHCRSFDSEWRRMSGRGRIWSYVRPHPPLLPAYAAQAPYNVILVELADAPHIRLAGNLVTSADAPLDSVDPARLRIGARVHAVFTETGGMAVPRWVLEKS; encoded by the coding sequence ATGACCACCGCATCCGAAGCCGCCGCCGAGGCCGCGGCCGAACTGCTCCTGCCCGTCCCCGACGAGGACGGCGCCCCCTTCTGGGAGTACGCCGCCCAAGGTGAGCTCCGCGTCCAGGCCTGCGCCGCCTGCGGCCGGCTCCGCTTCCCGCCCCGCCCCTGCTGCCCGCACTGCCGGTCCTTCGACAGCGAGTGGCGCCGCATGAGCGGCCGCGGCCGCATCTGGTCCTACGTACGGCCGCACCCGCCGCTGCTGCCCGCCTACGCCGCGCAGGCCCCGTACAACGTGATCCTCGTGGAACTCGCCGACGCCCCGCACATCCGGCTCGCCGGGAACCTGGTGACCTCGGCCGACGCCCCGCTCGACTCGGTGGACCCGGCCCGGCTGCGGATCGGCGCCCGGGTGCACGCGGTCTTCACCGAGACGGGCGGCATGGCCGTGCCCCGCTGGGTCCTGGAGAAGTCATGA
- a CDS encoding enoyl-CoA hydratase/isomerase family protein, with translation MTVRVERDKATGVAVVTLDRVDRHNAIDLETAAELSTVWREFRFAEEVRAIVLTGAGAAAFCTGIDRGVDVPQPASPYSVDDPLIAIGPKSGDLWKPVVAAVNGMACGGAFYLLGETEFLIASETATFFDPHTTYGMVSAYEAVYMAQRMPFGEAARMSLMGTAERLSARRAHEIGLVSELTAPDALLPAALRAAETLAGFPTQAVQGTVRALWSAKQAALQQALTQAPALIALGNLAPERQAELFGSRRPGTEFRLR, from the coding sequence ATGACCGTGCGGGTGGAACGGGACAAGGCGACCGGGGTCGCCGTCGTCACGCTGGACCGGGTCGACCGGCACAACGCCATCGACCTGGAGACCGCCGCCGAACTGAGCACGGTGTGGCGGGAGTTCCGGTTCGCCGAGGAGGTGCGGGCGATCGTGCTGACCGGCGCCGGAGCGGCCGCGTTCTGCACGGGCATCGACCGCGGCGTCGACGTGCCGCAGCCCGCCTCCCCCTACTCGGTCGACGATCCGCTGATCGCCATCGGCCCCAAGTCGGGCGACCTGTGGAAACCGGTCGTCGCCGCCGTCAACGGCATGGCCTGCGGCGGCGCCTTCTACCTGCTGGGCGAGACGGAGTTCCTGATCGCCTCCGAGACCGCCACCTTCTTCGACCCGCACACCACCTACGGCATGGTCAGCGCCTACGAGGCCGTGTACATGGCGCAGCGCATGCCCTTCGGTGAAGCGGCCCGGATGTCGCTGATGGGCACGGCCGAACGGCTCTCCGCGCGCCGGGCCCACGAGATCGGACTGGTCTCGGAGCTGACCGCGCCCGACGCGCTGCTGCCGGCGGCCCTGCGGGCGGCCGAGACCCTGGCCGGCTTCCCGACCCAGGCCGTGCAGGGCACCGTACGGGCCCTGTGGTCGGCGAAGCAGGCCGCGCTCCAGCAGGCCCTCACCCAGGCCCCGGCGCTGATCGCGCTGGGGAACCTGGCGCCGGAGCGGCAGGCGGAGCTGTTCGGCTCCCGGCGGCCGGGCACGGAGTTCAGGCTGCGCTGA
- a CDS encoding DUF6193 family natural product biosynthesis protein: protein MTNDEVTPAAAAIVARSWQTLLDYGPDRIDPAVPRAAYSHPALRELFPAVSHGVLYLSRCIRYPWTRDIGTAFPQAAGGYRVRRQSDSTLLGVTETAEEAYRLIAAHLPEGCGPAIDGTANDL from the coding sequence ATGACGAACGATGAAGTTACCCCGGCCGCGGCAGCGATCGTGGCGCGCTCGTGGCAGACCCTCCTGGACTACGGTCCGGACCGGATCGATCCCGCCGTGCCTCGTGCCGCGTACAGCCATCCGGCACTGCGGGAGCTGTTCCCCGCGGTCAGCCACGGTGTGCTGTACCTCAGCCGTTGCATCCGGTACCCGTGGACCCGGGACATCGGTACCGCCTTCCCACAGGCCGCCGGTGGCTACCGCGTACGAAGGCAGTCCGACAGCACCCTGCTCGGCGTGACAGAGACGGCGGAGGAGGCCTACCGCCTGATCGCGGCGCACCTCCCCGAGGGCTGCGGCCCGGCGATCGACGGCACCGCGAACGATCTGTGA
- a CDS encoding peptidylprolyl isomerase, with the protein MSNVYFDITINGAPAGRIVFNLFDDVVPETARNFRELCTGQNGFGYAGSGFHRVIPQFMLQGGDFTNHNGTGGKSIYGEKFADENFKLKHDRPYLLSMANAGRNTNGSQFFITTVVTSWLDGKHVVFGEVVSGQELVDQIEALGSQSGAPKGKVEISASGVVDAA; encoded by the coding sequence ATGAGCAACGTCTACTTCGACATCACCATCAACGGCGCCCCGGCCGGCCGCATCGTCTTCAACCTCTTCGACGATGTCGTCCCCGAGACCGCGCGCAACTTCCGTGAGCTGTGCACCGGCCAGAACGGCTTCGGTTACGCCGGCTCCGGCTTCCACCGCGTCATCCCCCAGTTCATGCTCCAGGGTGGTGACTTCACCAACCACAACGGCACCGGCGGCAAGAGCATCTACGGCGAGAAGTTCGCCGACGAGAACTTCAAGCTGAAGCACGACCGCCCGTACCTGCTGTCGATGGCGAACGCCGGCCGCAACACCAACGGCTCGCAGTTCTTCATCACCACGGTCGTCACCTCGTGGCTCGACGGCAAGCACGTCGTCTTCGGCGAGGTCGTCTCGGGCCAGGAGCTCGTGGACCAGATCGAGGCCCTGGGCTCCCAGTCCGGCGCCCCCAAGGGCAAGGTCGAGATCTCGGCCTCCGGCGTCGTCGACGCCGCCTGA